From a region of the Fischerella sp. JS2 genome:
- a CDS encoding DUF928 domain-containing protein — MNLNLSHLVLVFALSSTSLLSSFSLVVAQSTPTQPSQPTSPQPPKSGTIKVNLPNLPPGPAPGGRRFGGARRGSCPDVKLPLTALVPLTEQPASVTNVWGLTTQAHPQLWFYLPYTKSSGYPAEFVLLDDQTKDSVYNSAIALPAKAGIIKVPVPENTPSLQVGKQYRWFLNIYCDPQKQSTPIYIEGVIVRLNPNQSLVKQLQKAQPLQQVAIYAENGFWYDALTTLGQLRQTNPQNRTLQTQWRDLLAGVGLGELAVEPLVQP, encoded by the coding sequence ATGAACTTAAATTTAAGCCATCTAGTTTTGGTATTTGCTCTTAGTAGTACCAGCTTACTGAGTAGTTTTTCGTTGGTTGTAGCGCAGTCAACGCCAACTCAACCTTCACAACCAACCTCACCTCAGCCTCCTAAAAGCGGAACTATAAAGGTTAATTTACCCAATTTGCCACCTGGACCTGCTCCTGGAGGTCGTCGTTTTGGTGGAGCTAGAAGAGGCAGTTGTCCCGATGTTAAACTGCCCTTAACTGCTTTAGTACCTCTGACTGAACAGCCAGCCTCGGTAACAAATGTTTGGGGTTTAACCACACAAGCACACCCTCAGCTATGGTTTTATCTACCCTACACCAAAAGTTCTGGTTATCCAGCGGAGTTTGTCCTACTTGATGATCAAACAAAAGATTCTGTTTATAACAGTGCGATCGCTCTACCAGCAAAAGCAGGTATTATCAAAGTTCCCGTACCCGAAAACACTCCGTCATTGCAAGTAGGTAAACAGTACCGTTGGTTCTTGAATATTTACTGTGATCCCCAAAAGCAATCAACCCCAATTTATATAGAAGGAGTAATTGTCCGCCTAAACCCCAATCAAAGCTTAGTTAAGCAGTTACAAAAAGCACAGCCATTACAACAGGTTGCGATTTATGCTGAGAATGGCTTTTGGTACGATGCCCTCACTACACTAGGACAATTGCGCCAGACAAATCCTCAAAATCGTACATTGCAAACACAGTGGAGAGATTTATTAGCTGGGGTTGGCTTGGGTGAGTTGGCGGTTGAACCATTGGTTCAACCATGA
- a CDS encoding transposase yields the protein MKTLKFKLYQHKRNRFLKRMINASGIIYNHCIALHKRYYRMWGKHLSCAKLQSHIAKLRKCNPFWQTVGSQSVQDICQRIEKAYQLFFKHNKKGVRPPGFKKVKKYKSFTLKQSGYKFLGGNRVKIGNKVYQFWKSREIEGTVKTLTIKRTPLGELFMIIVVDDCSNSKIKFATGRIAGFDFGLKTFLTCSDGTKIESPQFLKQSLNAIRKASRQHSKKLKGSSNRERFRKNLVRKYEDISHRRRDWFWKLAHKLTDNFDVLCFETLNLKGMQRLWGRKISDLARREFLQILEWIAKKKHKQVVFVDQWYPSTKTCSSCGHILEKLDLSIRRWRCPSCQSENDRDENASLNIKRVGSSTLGVGDVRQSQTAISV from the coding sequence ATGAAAACCCTGAAGTTTAAACTGTATCAGCACAAAAGAAATAGATTCCTCAAGCGCATGATTAACGCGAGTGGGATAATCTACAATCATTGTATTGCCCTACACAAACGCTACTATCGAATGTGGGGCAAACACTTAAGCTGTGCAAAACTTCAATCTCATATTGCCAAACTGCGGAAATGTAATCCATTTTGGCAAACAGTAGGTTCTCAATCAGTACAAGATATTTGTCAACGCATTGAGAAAGCCTACCAATTATTTTTTAAACACAACAAAAAAGGAGTTAGACCGCCAGGATTTAAAAAAGTTAAGAAATACAAATCATTCACTCTTAAACAATCTGGATACAAGTTTTTAGGTGGAAATCGAGTCAAGATTGGGAACAAAGTTTATCAATTTTGGAAGTCGAGAGAGATAGAGGGAACAGTCAAAACCTTAACCATAAAACGCACTCCTTTAGGCGAGCTATTTATGATTATAGTTGTTGATGATTGTTCTAATTCAAAAATCAAGTTTGCGACTGGTAGAATAGCGGGATTTGATTTTGGATTAAAAACATTCCTCACTTGCTCGGACGGAACAAAAATTGAGTCTCCCCAATTTTTAAAACAATCATTAAATGCCATTAGGAAAGCTAGCCGACAGCATTCTAAAAAACTCAAAGGTTCATCAAACAGAGAGCGATTTAGAAAAAATCTAGTTCGCAAATATGAGGATATTTCTCATCGTAGACGTGATTGGTTTTGGAAACTCGCTCATAAATTAACAGATAATTTTGATGTGCTTTGTTTTGAAACCTTAAATCTTAAAGGAATGCAACGTCTTTGGGGTAGGAAAATATCAGACTTGGCGAGGCGTGAATTTCTGCAAATTCTAGAATGGATTGCTAAGAAGAAGCATAAACAAGTAGTGTTTGTAGATCAATGGTATCCATCCACAAAAACTTGTTCTAGCTGTGGACACATTTTAGAAAAATTGGATTTGTCGATTAGACGCTGGCGTTGTCCTTCATGTCAATCTGAAAATGATAGAGATGAAAACGCCAGTCTTAATATTAAAAGAGTCGGGAGTTCGACTCTAGGCGTAGGAGATGTTAGACAGTCTCAGACTGCAATCTCTGTTTGA
- a CDS encoding DUF2141 domain-containing protein, producing the protein MMRESGNCNLTISIDGLKNQRGQICLNLFSNSEGFPTSGDRALQSASMKITDTTPTVTFQNLPAGKYAVAVIHDANCDGKLNCNFLGIPTEGFGFSRNPKIRIGSPEFAEAAIVVEGANTHIRIQMRYLLGN; encoded by the coding sequence ATGATGAGAGAATCTGGTAACTGCAACCTGACGATTAGTATCGATGGGTTAAAAAATCAGCGAGGTCAAATCTGCCTGAATTTATTCTCTAATAGTGAGGGCTTTCCCACTAGTGGCGATCGCGCTTTGCAATCTGCGTCTATGAAGATTACAGACACTACACCTACTGTTACGTTTCAGAATTTACCAGCAGGCAAGTACGCGGTTGCTGTGATTCATGACGCTAATTGTGACGGTAAACTCAATTGTAATTTTTTAGGCATTCCTACTGAAGGTTTCGGGTTCTCCCGTAACCCCAAAATTCGCATAGGTTCACCTGAATTTGCAGAAGCTGCGATCGTTGTGGAAGGTGCAAATACTCACATTCGGATTCAGATGCGGTATCTGTTGGGTAATTGA
- a CDS encoding CHAT domain-containing protein — protein sequence MILKKKTFRFLALVLIATLLCIRISPVLAKVPNPNPSTSPTISSALQQGKTLYDSGQFAQAVQVLQQAAQNYRQQSDTKRLAVTLSNLSLAYQQLGAWNQAKQAITESLNLLKNIDDRKILAQTLDIQGRLQLAMGESENALQTWQRSADIYSKANDQNSVVRSQINQAQALISNGFYRRAEATLLQVNQTLGSQNDSLEKAVMLRSLGDVLQLVGKLQQSHIVLEESLAVAKRLQSPNYIAASLFSLGNNARDRQQTQQAINFYQQTVKEPSSPLLKVQAQLNLLSLLIEEQKPTAALNLVPQIQSQLDQLPPSRASVYAQINFAQSLLILYSVENQSKIQNPKSKIAKILAKAVQQARNLNDQRSLAYALGTLGSLYEYNKQWPEAQKLTEQALFLAQSSNAPDIAYKWQWQLGRLLKVQGDIPKAIAAYDLAIQTLESIRNDLVAVNREVQFSFRDSVEPVYRESVQLLLDTQQTQPEEKTLEKARQRIEALQIAELDNFFREACLQGQRILLDQVVDKENPTATILYPIILPDELQVIVKIPKQPLRHYSTQISQTEVEQIVSQLRQNLVNPAAIKATRTQSQQVYNWLIKPIASQLSASGVNTLVFVLDGALRNLPMSSLYDGQQYLVEKYATALSVGLQLLDPKPLQRHQLQALTAGLTYPPQAYSDFAPLPAIRTEIELISEAGISTTNLLDRQFTSKELKKKVNTTPFNVVHLATHGQFSSRADQTFILAADGPINVTQFDSILRNRDDIRPEALQLLVLSACQTAVGDKRAALGLAGAAVRAGARSTIASLWQIDDESTAQFVGAFYRELKEANITKAEALRRAQLQLLKHPNYNAPSFWSAYVLIGNWL from the coding sequence ATGATATTAAAAAAGAAGACATTCCGCTTCTTAGCACTGGTTCTGATAGCTACTTTACTATGCATCAGAATTTCACCAGTATTAGCAAAAGTTCCTAATCCCAATCCTTCTACTTCCCCCACAATCTCTTCTGCTTTACAACAAGGGAAAACACTCTACGACAGTGGACAGTTTGCACAAGCAGTACAGGTGTTGCAGCAAGCAGCCCAAAATTATCGTCAGCAGAGTGATACAAAAAGACTTGCCGTGACATTGAGTAACCTTTCTCTTGCTTACCAACAACTTGGTGCATGGAATCAAGCCAAGCAAGCAATTACAGAAAGTCTCAATCTTCTCAAAAACATAGACGATCGCAAAATTTTAGCTCAAACTCTCGACATTCAAGGACGTCTGCAACTTGCAATGGGAGAATCAGAAAATGCCTTGCAGACTTGGCAGCGCTCAGCAGATATTTATAGCAAAGCAAATGATCAAAATAGTGTAGTGCGATCGCAAATCAATCAAGCCCAAGCATTAATCTCGAATGGATTTTATCGTCGGGCAGAAGCAACACTATTACAAGTAAACCAGACATTGGGATCGCAAAACGACTCCCTAGAAAAAGCAGTGATGTTGCGATCGCTAGGGGATGTCCTCCAATTAGTAGGCAAATTACAACAATCTCATATAGTCCTTGAAGAAAGTTTGGCAGTAGCCAAACGCTTGCAATCACCTAATTATATTGCCGCAAGTCTTTTCAGTTTAGGTAACAACGCTCGCGATCGCCAACAAACGCAACAAGCAATTAACTTTTATCAACAAACAGTTAAAGAACCTTCCTCGCCTCTGTTAAAGGTTCAAGCCCAGCTTAATCTTCTCAGTCTGCTTATTGAGGAGCAAAAACCAACAGCTGCTTTAAATTTAGTACCACAAATTCAATCCCAACTCGACCAACTCCCTCCCAGCCGCGCCAGCGTTTACGCCCAGATTAATTTTGCTCAAAGCCTTTTGATTTTATATTCGGTAGAGAACCAATCTAAAATCCAAAATCCAAAATCTAAAATTGCTAAAATTCTCGCCAAAGCCGTACAACAAGCACGCAATTTAAACGATCAACGCTCCTTAGCTTATGCTTTGGGAACTCTAGGTAGTCTGTATGAATATAACAAACAATGGCCTGAGGCACAAAAGCTGACCGAGCAAGCGTTATTTTTAGCGCAGAGTAGTAATGCACCTGATATAGCCTATAAATGGCAATGGCAGTTAGGCAGATTACTCAAAGTACAAGGGGATATTCCCAAAGCGATCGCAGCCTATGATTTAGCAATCCAAACCCTCGAATCGATTCGTAACGACTTGGTAGCAGTCAACCGAGAAGTACAATTTAGCTTTCGCGACAGCGTCGAACCAGTGTATCGAGAATCAGTACAATTACTGTTAGATACTCAACAAACACAACCAGAAGAAAAAACTTTAGAAAAAGCACGCCAAAGGATTGAAGCCCTGCAAATCGCCGAATTAGATAACTTCTTCCGTGAAGCATGTCTTCAAGGACAGCGTATACTATTAGACCAAGTCGTAGATAAAGAAAATCCGACGGCTACCATTCTATACCCAATTATTCTTCCTGACGAACTACAGGTAATAGTTAAAATTCCTAAACAACCCCTACGACACTACAGCACCCAGATTTCCCAAACAGAAGTAGAGCAAATAGTTAGCCAACTGCGGCAAAATCTTGTTAATCCGGCAGCAATCAAAGCCACGCGCACCCAGTCACAGCAAGTTTACAACTGGCTAATCAAACCAATTGCATCACAATTATCAGCTAGTGGGGTAAACACTTTAGTATTTGTACTAGATGGAGCATTGCGTAATTTACCAATGTCTTCTCTATATGATGGTCAACAATATTTAGTAGAAAAATACGCAACTGCCCTAAGTGTCGGTTTGCAACTCCTTGATCCCAAACCATTACAGCGACACCAGCTGCAAGCCTTAACTGCCGGATTAACTTATCCACCACAAGCATACTCCGACTTCGCACCCCTACCCGCGATCAGGACAGAAATTGAGTTAATTAGTGAAGCAGGCATATCAACAACCAACCTATTAGATCGACAATTTACAAGTAAAGAACTAAAGAAAAAAGTAAACACTACACCTTTTAACGTAGTGCATTTAGCAACTCACGGTCAGTTTAGTTCCCGTGCTGATCAAACATTTATCTTGGCTGCCGATGGTCCAATTAACGTGACTCAATTTGACAGTATCCTTCGTAATCGGGATGATATCAGACCCGAAGCATTACAACTACTAGTGTTAAGTGCATGTCAGACAGCAGTAGGAGACAAACGTGCAGCTCTTGGTTTAGCGGGAGCAGCTGTACGTGCAGGCGCACGCAGCACGATCGCTTCTCTGTGGCAGATTGATGACGAATCCACTGCTCAATTTGTTGGTGCTTTTTACCGAGAACTCAAAGAAGCCAACATTACCAAAGCCGAAGCTTTGCGTCGCGCCCAGCTACAATTGCTCAAACATCCCAACTATAATGCGCCTAGCTTTTGGTCAGCTTACGTACTGATTGGAAATTGGTTGTAA
- a CDS encoding addiction module protein gives MDITATLNEITALSVEDRIRLVQAIWDSIAAEQASPDLTEVQKRELDRRMTMRLIPMMS, from the coding sequence GTGGACATCACAGCTACTTTAAACGAGATTACAGCCCTTAGCGTTGAAGATCGGATTCGTCTTGTGCAAGCGATTTGGGATAGTATTGCCGCAGAGCAAGCTTCTCCTGATCTGACGGAGGTGCAAAAACGGGAACTTGATCGCCGAATGACTATGAGGCTAATCCCGATGATGTCCTGA
- a CDS encoding mechanosensitive ion channel family protein: protein MRKNRKFRQTRYSQLIQTTLIVLVLLISFLLTSVQAQSAVKYAPVAVDGRLVFRVSSNEQSKAQERAKFITSQLQAVVKSHEAPDIRIEQRNDSPIILVNGRYLLTVTQNDIDSADSPQEQARVWVQQIEDAIQKAQGERGAEFIRNTSILSVVIVLMAVGVNRLLGILWQLTQHRVSQMLVSANSSSDNQVQNTSRFLLKAILISARVLLWVGVSLYITNLFPLTREWSYNITIRIISSLTSPIFSLGQKAYSLTDIFILIVLLLGLIIFAGATTNLLRSRILHRTRISRGAQEAIAVICKYAFISFGTIVLLQIWGLDLSSLTIVASALGVGIGFGFQDIAKNFGSGIVLLFERPIQVGDFIEVGEYMGTVEYIGARSVVIRTLDRISIIVPNSRFLETEVINWSHRNPVSRIHLPVGLAYGSDVNLVKTALIEAAVAHPEILKLPQPQVFFKGFGESAIDFELLVWIDKPHLQTPIKSDIYFLIEASLRKHNIEVPFPQRDLNMRTGDLPIKLSPEIEQALLRLTQGVNGNGKSMK, encoded by the coding sequence ATGAGAAAAAATCGTAAGTTCCGTCAGACTCGATACTCCCAACTGATTCAGACAACTCTGATTGTATTAGTATTGTTGATCAGTTTCCTGTTAACATCTGTACAAGCACAATCCGCAGTAAAATATGCACCAGTTGCTGTAGATGGTCGGCTGGTTTTTCGAGTCAGCAGTAACGAACAATCGAAAGCTCAAGAAAGGGCTAAATTCATTACTTCTCAATTGCAAGCAGTTGTAAAATCCCATGAAGCGCCTGATATCAGGATTGAACAACGTAATGATTCTCCAATTATTTTAGTTAATGGTCGGTACTTGTTAACTGTCACCCAGAACGATATAGATTCTGCTGATAGTCCACAAGAACAAGCTAGGGTTTGGGTTCAACAAATTGAAGATGCGATCCAAAAAGCCCAAGGCGAGAGAGGCGCAGAGTTTATTCGCAATACATCGATCCTCAGTGTTGTGATTGTGTTGATGGCCGTCGGCGTAAATCGGTTGTTAGGAATTTTATGGCAACTCACTCAGCACCGAGTCTCGCAAATGCTAGTTTCGGCTAACTCCTCAAGTGACAACCAAGTCCAAAATACATCACGTTTTCTTCTCAAAGCAATATTAATTTCAGCGCGGGTACTACTTTGGGTGGGAGTTTCCCTTTACATTACGAATCTATTTCCCCTCACCCGTGAGTGGAGTTATAACATCACCATCAGAATAATTAGCAGTCTCACCTCTCCCATTTTTTCCCTGGGACAAAAAGCCTATTCACTCACAGACATCTTTATCTTAATTGTCTTGCTTTTGGGGCTAATTATCTTTGCAGGCGCAACAACAAATTTATTACGCTCTCGCATTTTACATCGGACACGCATCAGTAGAGGAGCGCAAGAAGCGATCGCAGTTATTTGCAAATATGCCTTTATTAGTTTTGGTACGATTGTTTTGCTACAAATTTGGGGACTAGATCTTAGTTCTCTAACAATTGTAGCCAGCGCCTTGGGTGTAGGAATTGGTTTTGGTTTCCAAGACATTGCTAAAAACTTTGGTAGTGGAATAGTACTGTTATTTGAACGTCCCATCCAAGTCGGTGACTTCATCGAAGTAGGCGAATACATGGGAACAGTAGAATATATAGGAGCGCGTAGTGTAGTAATTCGCACCCTAGATCGTATTTCTATTATCGTCCCCAACTCCCGCTTCTTAGAAACAGAAGTCATTAACTGGAGTCATCGCAACCCTGTTTCTCGCATTCATTTACCAGTAGGTCTTGCCTACGGTTCAGATGTAAACTTGGTAAAAACAGCACTCATTGAAGCAGCTGTTGCTCATCCTGAAATTTTAAAACTACCCCAACCTCAAGTATTCTTCAAAGGTTTTGGTGAAAGCGCTATAGACTTTGAACTCTTAGTATGGATTGATAAACCCCACCTACAAACACCAATCAAAAGCGACATCTATTTTCTCATCGAAGCCTCCTTGCGAAAACACAATATTGAAGTTCCCTTCCCCCAAAGAGACTTGAATATGCGTACAGGCGATTTACCCATCAAACTTTCACCAGAAATAGAACAAGCATTATTGCGCTTAACTCAAGGAGTGAATGGAAATGGTAAATCGATGAAGTAG
- a CDS encoding alpha/beta hydrolase, translating into MSLFCLVHGAFQGAWCWDLLIPYLKAQGHKTVAMDLPIENASATLSQFADVVIQALPKTDDDIVLVGHSMAGTIIPLVAEAVKVRQLVFVAGLIPYPGISTLDQFSHHLDADTLKSLHYQLKDPSKLQQFHSEPGMFEPASVGKDFSDEAVLMDLFFHDCQPDVAQWAISKSCSQQSMAYIFETNSLKALPKVERQYIVCTNDRIISPTWSCYAARKRLGVDAIELASGHCPHLSCPDLLAKVLT; encoded by the coding sequence ATGAGTCTTTTTTGTCTAGTTCATGGTGCCTTCCAAGGCGCTTGGTGTTGGGATTTGCTAATTCCCTACTTAAAAGCACAGGGTCACAAAACTGTAGCAATGGATTTACCAATTGAAAATGCATCTGCTACTTTGTCCCAATTTGCGGATGTAGTAATTCAAGCACTGCCAAAAACTGATGATGATATTGTGCTAGTAGGTCACTCTATGGCTGGTACGATAATTCCCCTAGTTGCAGAAGCAGTCAAAGTGCGTCAACTAGTGTTTGTGGCTGGGCTGATTCCGTACCCTGGAATCAGTACACTCGACCAATTTTCTCATCATCTTGATGCTGATACGCTCAAATCATTACATTACCAGCTAAAAGACCCTAGTAAACTCCAACAGTTCCACTCGGAACCTGGTATGTTTGAACCAGCGTCCGTAGGGAAAGATTTTTCAGACGAAGCAGTATTAATGGATTTGTTCTTTCATGATTGTCAACCGGATGTAGCACAGTGGGCAATCTCGAAAAGTTGTTCGCAACAATCTATGGCATATATATTTGAAACAAATTCTCTAAAAGCTTTGCCAAAGGTTGAGCGTCAATATATTGTTTGTACTAATGACCGAATTATATCTCCTACATGGTCATGCTACGCTGCACGCAAGCGCTTAGGAGTCGATGCCATTGAACTAGCTTCCGGACATTGTCCACATCTGTCTTGTCCTGACCTTCTTGCTAAAGTATTAACTTAA
- a CDS encoding CHASE2 domain-containing protein has product MGKLVVLKFADGSFEQGFAVTLQIGEEGKLPDSEIAGRLPPATELLHKYKEWQSSYSRLDNRYRLSADKVQVTNVSIVKECDQTAYVLRSHLNSWLLAAEFRPVREKWLERLLPTDIVRVILQTENRELQRLPWHLWDVLERYPKAEIAIAPPRYERIAVKKTHNKKVNILAIIGNSQGINTQADKALLQALPTAEVSFLVEPQRKELNDCLWQKTWDILFFAGHSSSQGNNGVGKIYLNKTDSLTIDELKYALKKAVERGLQLAIFNSCDGLGLAEKLANLHIPQMIVMREPVPDLVAQEFLKYFLGGFANGEPLYLAVREARERLQGLEDRFPCATWLPVICQNLAEIPPTWQEFTGWIHPNKSGKQSYNFSNLVRIIICFLINSVFITAIPTGLKFLEVLQNWDLQAFDLMMRSRSVFINEDPDPRLLLVTVGDADIAAQRRRGEFLKGTSVSDQTLNKVLEKLQQHQPQVIGLDIYRDFPTETANLHKSFQQTDNLIGVCKGSDTTINTSGIEPPPEIPQSRLGFSDFVHDADGVVRRHLLFMNQEATSPCPAPYSLSLQLALRYLEAKGIKSKLTPRGDFQIGDVNFQLLKPRTGGYQGIDANGGQILLNYRSSKRIAEQVSLTQLLSAPINPNAIKNKIVLIGVTAKGDFPDYWATPYSTELDQQMPGVLVQAHMVSQILSAVLDGRPLLRSWNPFAEVMWIWVWSIAGGLLAWQIRYSLIRLLIFVVVGCGILYIFCFGFFLQGYWVPFVPSALALIGTAGMTAISQESK; this is encoded by the coding sequence ATGGGTAAGTTAGTAGTTCTAAAATTTGCTGACGGTAGCTTTGAGCAAGGATTTGCCGTTACCCTACAAATTGGTGAAGAAGGTAAGTTACCTGATTCCGAAATTGCAGGTAGACTACCACCAGCAACGGAATTATTACACAAGTATAAAGAATGGCAGTCTAGCTATTCGAGATTAGACAATCGTTATCGCTTATCTGCTGACAAAGTACAAGTAACGAATGTATCAATAGTCAAAGAGTGTGATCAAACTGCGTATGTGTTGCGATCGCATCTTAATTCCTGGCTACTAGCTGCGGAGTTTCGTCCTGTCCGTGAGAAATGGCTAGAAAGATTGTTGCCTACGGATATAGTGCGAGTCATTTTACAAACAGAAAATCGCGAATTGCAGCGTTTGCCCTGGCATCTTTGGGACGTGTTGGAACGTTACCCCAAGGCGGAAATTGCTATTGCACCTCCAAGATACGAGCGCATTGCTGTCAAGAAAACCCATAATAAAAAAGTAAATATCTTAGCAATTATTGGTAATAGTCAAGGAATTAATACTCAGGCAGATAAAGCTTTACTCCAAGCTTTACCCACAGCGGAAGTCAGCTTTTTAGTTGAACCACAGCGTAAGGAATTAAATGATTGTCTCTGGCAAAAAACTTGGGATATCCTGTTTTTCGCTGGACACAGTTCTAGTCAGGGAAATAATGGTGTCGGCAAGATTTATTTAAATAAAACTGATAGTCTTACGATTGACGAATTAAAATACGCCTTAAAAAAAGCAGTGGAACGAGGCTTGCAGTTGGCAATTTTCAATTCCTGTGATGGTTTGGGATTGGCAGAAAAACTAGCCAATCTGCACATTCCTCAGATGATCGTGATGCGTGAACCCGTTCCTGATTTGGTCGCACAGGAATTTTTGAAGTATTTTCTCGGTGGGTTTGCTAATGGTGAACCTTTATACTTAGCAGTGCGAGAGGCACGAGAAAGATTGCAAGGACTGGAAGATAGATTTCCCTGTGCTACTTGGCTACCGGTAATTTGTCAGAATCTGGCAGAAATACCACCCACTTGGCAAGAGTTCACGGGTTGGATTCATCCAAACAAGTCTGGCAAACAAAGTTATAATTTTTCTAATCTAGTACGTATAATTATCTGTTTTCTAATTAATAGTGTATTTATTACTGCAATTCCTACTGGCTTGAAATTTTTAGAAGTCCTACAAAATTGGGATTTACAAGCCTTTGATCTGATGATGCGATCGCGTTCAGTTTTTATCAATGAAGATCCTGACCCACGTCTATTATTAGTAACCGTTGGAGATGCTGATATTGCAGCTCAGCGCCGCAGAGGCGAATTTTTGAAAGGAACATCTGTGTCTGATCAAACTCTTAACAAAGTTTTGGAGAAACTTCAGCAGCATCAGCCACAAGTCATCGGTCTAGATATTTACCGTGATTTCCCAACAGAAACAGCAAATTTACATAAAAGTTTCCAGCAAACTGACAATTTAATTGGAGTCTGCAAAGGTAGCGATACAACAATCAATACTAGTGGTATTGAACCACCACCAGAAATTCCCCAATCCCGCTTAGGTTTTAGTGACTTCGTTCATGATGCTGATGGAGTAGTACGTCGGCACTTGCTATTTATGAACCAAGAAGCAACCTCACCCTGTCCTGCTCCTTATTCTCTCAGCTTACAACTAGCACTGCGCTATTTAGAGGCTAAAGGAATCAAATCAAAGTTGACTCCCAGAGGCGATTTCCAAATTGGTGATGTTAATTTCCAACTCTTAAAACCACGAACAGGCGGTTATCAAGGCATTGATGCCAATGGTGGTCAAATTTTACTCAATTACCGTTCATCAAAACGAATTGCAGAACAAGTGTCATTGACACAACTTTTGTCAGCTCCAATTAACCCCAACGCGATCAAAAACAAAATAGTCTTGATTGGTGTAACTGCTAAAGGTGATTTTCCAGATTATTGGGCTACACCCTATAGTACTGAGTTAGACCAACAAATGCCAGGAGTATTGGTACAAGCTCACATGGTTAGCCAAATTCTCAGTGCTGTTCTAGACGGTCGTCCACTACTGCGGTCATGGAATCCCTTTGCTGAAGTGATGTGGATTTGGGTTTGGTCAATAGCAGGAGGATTACTAGCTTGGCAAATACGGTACTCTTTGATACGCTTGCTAATTTTTGTTGTAGTTGGCTGCGGTATTCTTTATATTTTCTGCTTTGGTTTCTTCCTTCAAGGGTATTGGGTTCCTTTTGTTCCATCAGCTTTGGCACTCATAGGAACAGCAGGTATGACAGCAATTAGTCAAGAGTCAAAATAA
- a CDS encoding DUF1822 family protein, translated as MSHQTYNLDDIALTLPITQATRTTAQQFAHQLPYPQIAERVRLNTLCILAVKDYLQMMGIPTVLEASDSWNPIMRLCADVADLELPGIGRLECRPVLLDQQIGYVPPETWEERVGYVFVQVDESLQEAKLLGFVPNVATEEIPLTQLQPLEGLIEHLAPAFTLSVPELVNLSQWFTGIFEAGWQTIESLWNQPEIAPAFAFRSGNLLEDETNNQQETVVRRGKLIDLGIQIANQFVMLVVEISPQADQQTSVLVQLYPANNQNYLTPGVQLTVLDKSGAVFLEAQARSADNYIQLKFRGEPKEEFTVQVALYDACVKEHFVI; from the coding sequence ATGTCACACCAAACTTATAATCTTGATGATATTGCTTTAACACTGCCCATCACTCAAGCGACCCGCACTACTGCCCAGCAGTTTGCTCATCAACTGCCATATCCTCAAATTGCGGAACGAGTCCGTTTAAATACCCTGTGTATATTAGCAGTTAAGGATTATTTACAAATGATGGGTATTCCTACTGTTTTGGAAGCAAGCGACAGTTGGAATCCGATTATGCGTTTGTGTGCTGATGTAGCTGATTTGGAGTTGCCAGGAATTGGGCGTTTGGAATGTCGCCCTGTACTATTGGATCAACAAATTGGTTATGTTCCGCCTGAAACTTGGGAAGAACGAGTAGGTTACGTGTTTGTGCAAGTAGACGAATCTCTGCAAGAAGCAAAATTACTAGGATTTGTCCCTAATGTCGCCACCGAAGAGATACCTTTAACTCAACTGCAACCTCTAGAGGGTTTAATTGAACACCTAGCACCTGCTTTCACATTATCAGTTCCAGAGTTGGTAAATTTGAGCCAATGGTTTACAGGTATATTTGAGGCAGGATGGCAAACCATAGAATCCTTGTGGAATCAACCAGAAATAGCTCCAGCTTTTGCGTTCAGAAGTGGCAACTTGCTCGAAGATGAAACTAATAATCAGCAAGAAACAGTGGTGAGACGAGGAAAATTAATTGACTTAGGAATCCAGATTGCCAACCAATTCGTTATGTTGGTTGTAGAAATTAGCCCCCAAGCAGATCAACAAACCAGCGTTCTCGTACAACTGTACCCTGCTAACAATCAAAATTACCTCACCCCAGGAGTGCAACTCACTGTTTTAGACAAATCAGGAGCAGTATTTTTAGAAGCCCAAGCTAGAAGTGCAGATAATTATATTCAATTAAAGTTTAGAGGAGAACCCAAAGAAGAATTTACCGTTCAAGTAGCACTCTATGATGCCTGTGTAAAAGAACATTTTGTAATTTAG